In the genome of Terriglobales bacterium, one region contains:
- the egtB gene encoding ergothioneine biosynthesis protein EgtB: MSVFTAPAAANSRSVSLTERFLAVRKTTECICDGLSAEDLMVQSMPDASPAKWHLAHTTWFFETFLLKPYLPDYSLFHPDFTFLFNSYYKQVGSHPNRAFRGLFSRPSLEQVHDYRRYVDRHMMALLTQSSDPHISGLIETGLNHEQQHQELIITDVKHGLWSNPLKPAWKAPNATKSSSSAPLSAKADWLSFPENLYSIGHSGEGFSFDNETPRHQVFVNAFDIASRLVTNGEYLHFINDGGYRRPELWLSDGWDTVCTQNWQAPLYWDINADELRLFTVNGLQPLDPSEPVCHISYYEADAYARWAGHRLPTEAEWEIAASTQPIEGNFLESGRFHPEATNSSQFFGNVWQWTSSPYTAYPGFAPVEGALGEYNGKFMCNQMVLRGGSCATPQSHIRATYRNFFPPHSRWQFMGIRLAK, encoded by the coding sequence ATGAGTGTGTTCACCGCCCCGGCAGCAGCTAACTCGCGATCCGTCTCGCTGACGGAGCGCTTTCTAGCTGTCCGGAAAACCACAGAGTGCATCTGTGACGGGCTCTCGGCGGAAGACCTCATGGTCCAATCTATGCCGGATGCCAGCCCCGCCAAGTGGCACCTCGCGCACACCACCTGGTTTTTCGAAACGTTTCTGCTGAAGCCGTACCTGCCCGACTACTCGCTCTTTCACCCAGACTTCACCTTTCTCTTCAACTCCTATTACAAGCAGGTCGGATCGCACCCGAATCGCGCGTTTCGCGGTCTCTTTTCGCGCCCAAGTCTGGAACAGGTGCATGACTATCGCCGGTACGTTGATCGTCACATGATGGCGTTATTGACCCAGTCATCCGATCCGCACATATCCGGATTGATCGAGACTGGTCTCAATCACGAACAACAGCACCAGGAACTAATCATCACCGATGTGAAGCACGGCCTCTGGTCGAATCCATTGAAGCCGGCGTGGAAAGCCCCGAACGCGACAAAGTCATCATCTTCTGCGCCTCTGTCTGCCAAAGCTGATTGGCTTTCTTTCCCCGAGAATCTCTACTCCATCGGACACTCCGGCGAAGGCTTCTCTTTCGACAACGAAACCCCCCGCCACCAGGTTTTCGTCAACGCATTCGACATCGCTTCCCGTCTGGTCACCAATGGTGAATACCTCCACTTCATCAACGACGGAGGATACCGCCGCCCTGAACTATGGCTCTCCGACGGGTGGGACACCGTCTGCACCCAAAACTGGCAAGCGCCGCTTTACTGGGACATCAACGCTGACGAACTCCGCCTCTTCACCGTCAACGGCCTGCAGCCGCTCGACCCAAGCGAACCCGTCTGCCACATCAGCTATTACGAAGCCGACGCTTACGCCCGCTGGGCCGGCCACCGCCTGCCCACCGAAGCCGAATGGGAAATCGCAGCCAGTACGCAGCCGATCGAAGGCAATTTCCTCGAATCCGGACGCTTTCATCCCGAGGCGACGAACAGCTCGCAATTCTTCGGCAACGTCTGGCAGTGGACTTCAAGCCCATACACCGCTTACCCCGGCTTTGCTCCGGTCGAAGGCGCACTCGGCGAATACAACGGCAAGTTCATGTGTAACCAGATGGTCCTTCGCGGAGGCTCCTGCGCAACCCCGCAGTCTCACATCCGCGCCACGTATCGCAATTTCTTCCCGCCGCACTCTCGCTGGCAAT
- a CDS encoding DUF1440 domain-containing protein: MRRRRREARNISKGIVTGIVGGLVASWMMDQFQAVESRVQQAWQKSAHREQKPDSAYSEPDSDNATMKVADRLANLVANRHLTKEQKKKAGPIVHYAYGALIGGLYGGISEVFPLARLGAGTGYATAAWLFGDEIAVPKLGLSKPPEEFPLSVHANALASHLVYGVTTHAVHKGLRAVI, encoded by the coding sequence ATGCGCCGCAGACGTCGTGAAGCTCGAAACATCTCAAAAGGAATTGTCACCGGGATCGTCGGCGGCCTCGTCGCCTCCTGGATGATGGATCAATTCCAGGCCGTCGAATCGAGAGTGCAACAAGCGTGGCAGAAGAGCGCGCATCGCGAGCAGAAGCCGGACTCCGCCTACAGTGAGCCTGACTCCGACAACGCCACAATGAAGGTGGCGGACCGCCTCGCAAACCTGGTCGCGAACCGACATCTCACAAAGGAACAGAAAAAGAAGGCTGGGCCGATCGTCCATTACGCTTACGGAGCTCTGATCGGCGGTCTGTATGGTGGCATCTCGGAGGTCTTCCCGCTCGCTCGACTCGGGGCTGGCACCGGATATGCCACTGCTGCCTGGCTGTTTGGTGACGAAATCGCCGTGCCGAAACTCGGCCTGTCGAAGCCTCCAGAGGAGTTCCCTCTGTCTGTGCACGCTAATGCTCTTGCATCTCACCTTGTCTATGGCGTCACCACTCATGCCGTCCACAAAGGACTCCGGGCTGTGATTTAA
- a CDS encoding response regulator yields MIRMALVVDDSMLVRTAVRGFLENRGYEVKTACNGLEGLAALDKFAPDLIVTDLLMPKMGGNEFIREVRYRPHLADVPIILVAGRRGSTSPSPKSGADYVVSRDVDLVEQLQFVLDKFRPAKAVTRGTKGEIAAG; encoded by the coding sequence ATGATACGTATGGCACTGGTTGTCGACGATTCCATGCTCGTGAGGACTGCTGTGCGGGGCTTCCTCGAGAACCGAGGATATGAGGTAAAAACCGCCTGCAATGGTCTTGAGGGGCTCGCTGCCCTCGACAAGTTCGCACCGGACCTGATCGTCACCGATCTCCTAATGCCCAAAATGGGCGGCAACGAATTCATCCGCGAAGTCCGGTATCGGCCTCACCTCGCAGACGTACCCATCATTCTCGTTGCCGGCCGCCGCGGCAGCACATCACCTTCCCCGAAATCAGGCGCCGACTACGTCGTTTCTCGAGACGTCGACCTCGTTGAGCAACTCCAGTTCGTGCTCGACAAGTTCCGCCCCGCGAAAGCCGTTACCCGTGGAACAAAGGGCGAAATCGCCGCAGGCTAA
- a CDS encoding Rrf2 family transcriptional regulator, which yields MLKLTKKADYGLIAMKHLTERAAAGAVSAKEIAEAQKIPSELLAKILQKLVRAKLLVSLQGTNGGYRLARDARTISAFDVIKAIEGPLFITSCVTHKGECEQSSRCSVREPLQKVSLAIEEVLSKVTIFELAQSGEAACAEAVSDQLVSLS from the coding sequence ATGCTGAAGCTCACCAAAAAAGCGGACTACGGCCTGATCGCCATGAAGCACCTGACGGAGCGTGCGGCTGCGGGAGCGGTGAGCGCAAAGGAAATTGCCGAGGCGCAGAAGATCCCGTCGGAGCTGCTGGCCAAGATTCTGCAAAAGTTGGTAAGGGCGAAATTGCTGGTGTCGTTACAGGGCACCAATGGTGGGTACCGGCTGGCGCGCGATGCACGGACGATTTCGGCCTTCGACGTGATCAAGGCCATCGAAGGGCCGCTGTTTATCACTTCGTGCGTGACGCACAAGGGCGAGTGTGAGCAGTCGTCGCGGTGCTCGGTGCGCGAGCCGCTGCAAAAGGTGAGCTTGGCGATTGAAGAGGTCCTTTCGAAGGTGACGATTTTCGAGCTGGCGCAGAGCGGGGAAGCCGCGTGTGCCGAAGCCGTTAGCGATCAACTGGTGAGTTTGAGTTAG
- a CDS encoding IscS subfamily cysteine desulfurase, which translates to MSTHNGIKLPIYMDYHATTPVDPRVVDAMMPYFTDKFGNAASRNHPFGWAAEEAVETARAQVAKLIGATPKEIIFTSGATESDNLAIKGVAEMYREKGNHIITAVTEHKAVLDTCKRLEKYGYRVTYLPVMKDGLIDLEDLKRAIDDKTILVTIMAANNEIGVLQPIEEIGKICRERGVLFHTDAVQAVGKVPFDVNKMNVDIASISGHKIYGPKGVGALYVRRKNPRVQLSAIIDGGGHERGMRSGTLNVPGIVGLGKACEICMQDMPEESKKMAALRDRLKNSIMSRLDEVYVNGSMEHRLPQNLNISFAYVEGESLLMGINDVAVSSGSACTSATLEPSYVLKALGTGDDLAHSSIRFGLGRFNTEAEVDYVADKLVDVVTRLRELSPLYEMAKEGIDLTKVKWAAEPASH; encoded by the coding sequence ATGAGTACTCATAACGGAATCAAGCTGCCGATTTATATGGACTACCACGCGACCACGCCGGTGGACCCGCGAGTTGTCGACGCAATGATGCCTTACTTCACCGACAAGTTCGGTAACGCGGCGAGCCGGAACCATCCGTTTGGATGGGCGGCGGAAGAGGCGGTCGAAACGGCACGCGCACAGGTTGCGAAGCTGATCGGCGCGACGCCGAAAGAGATCATCTTCACCTCCGGCGCAACCGAGAGCGACAACCTGGCTATTAAAGGTGTCGCGGAGATGTATCGCGAGAAGGGTAATCACATCATTACGGCTGTCACCGAGCACAAGGCCGTACTCGACACGTGCAAGCGCCTTGAGAAATACGGCTATCGCGTGACGTACCTGCCGGTAATGAAGGATGGGTTGATCGACCTGGAAGATCTGAAGCGCGCGATCGACGACAAGACCATCCTGGTCACGATCATGGCCGCCAACAACGAAATCGGCGTGCTGCAGCCGATCGAGGAGATCGGCAAGATCTGTCGTGAGCGCGGAGTGCTGTTCCACACGGATGCGGTACAAGCCGTGGGCAAGGTGCCGTTCGACGTGAACAAGATGAACGTGGACATCGCGTCGATCAGCGGCCACAAGATCTATGGCCCGAAGGGCGTAGGAGCCCTGTACGTGCGCAGGAAAAACCCGCGTGTGCAGTTGTCGGCGATTATCGACGGCGGCGGTCACGAGCGCGGCATGCGTTCGGGAACACTGAACGTGCCAGGCATTGTCGGCCTGGGCAAGGCGTGCGAGATCTGCATGCAGGACATGCCGGAAGAGAGCAAGAAGATGGCGGCGCTGCGCGACCGGCTGAAGAACAGCATCATGTCGCGGCTGGACGAGGTTTACGTCAATGGCTCGATGGAGCACCGTTTGCCGCAGAACCTGAACATCAGCTTTGCATACGTGGAAGGTGAGTCGCTGCTGATGGGCATCAATGATGTTGCAGTTTCCAGCGGTTCGGCATGCACCTCGGCGACGCTGGAGCCATCATATGTACTAAAAGCCCTTGGCACCGGTGATGACCTCGCGCATAGCTCAATCCGTTTCGGGCTAGGGCGCTTCAACACGGAAGCCGAAGTGGATTATGTGGCAGACAAGCTGGTGGATGTTGTGACCAGGCTTCGCGAGCTGTCGCCGCTTTACGAGATGGCGAAAGAGGGAATCGATTTGACGAAGGTGAAGTGGGCGGCAGAGCCGGCTTCGCACTAA
- the iscU gene encoding Fe-S cluster assembly scaffold IscU, producing MAYSDKVLDHYTNPRNVGSMDKNAADVGTGLVGAPECGDVMKLQIKVNPETNVIEDAKFKTFGCGSAIASSSLATEWVKGKTVNEALEIKNTDIVKELALPPVKIHCSVLAEDAIRAAISDWKKKQGSDVPVPVEAKAGD from the coding sequence ATGGCATACAGCGATAAGGTACTCGACCATTACACAAATCCCCGCAACGTGGGATCGATGGACAAGAACGCTGCCGATGTGGGGACGGGCCTGGTCGGCGCGCCCGAGTGCGGTGACGTAATGAAACTCCAGATCAAAGTGAATCCGGAGACGAACGTCATTGAGGACGCGAAGTTCAAGACGTTTGGATGCGGTTCGGCGATTGCTTCCAGTTCGCTTGCAACAGAGTGGGTGAAGGGCAAGACGGTCAACGAAGCACTGGAGATCAAGAACACCGACATCGTAAAGGAACTGGCGCTGCCTCCGGTGAAGATTCACTGCTCGGTGCTGGCGGAAGATGCCATCCGCGCGGCGATCAGCGATTGGAAGAAGAAGCAGGGAAGTGACGTGCCTGTGCCGGTGGAAGCCAAAGCAGGCGACTAA
- a CDS encoding iron-sulfur cluster assembly accessory protein gives MSTTLEVLGTAPAKGIAVTEKALAKIKAAMEKEGISPEQGGLRVGVQGGGCSGLSYNIRFDSQPRERDRIFQYGDVRVFVDPKSFIYLHGMTLDYEETLMNQGFVFKNPNAQKSCGCGTSFTA, from the coding sequence ATGAGCACAACGTTAGAGGTTCTGGGCACCGCTCCTGCCAAGGGGATCGCGGTTACGGAAAAGGCGCTGGCGAAAATCAAGGCAGCGATGGAGAAGGAAGGCATTTCTCCGGAGCAGGGCGGATTGCGCGTCGGCGTACAGGGCGGCGGGTGTTCCGGGTTGAGCTACAACATCCGGTTCGATTCGCAGCCGCGCGAACGTGACCGCATCTTCCAGTACGGCGACGTGAGAGTGTTTGTGGATCCGAAGTCGTTTATCTACCTGCATGGCATGACTCTGGATTACGAAGAGACACTCATGAACCAGGGGTTCGTGTTCAAGAATCCGAATGCACAAAAGTCGTGTGGATGCGGTACGAGTTTTACGGCCTAA
- the hscB gene encoding Fe-S protein assembly co-chaperone HscB, with the protein MAVSDKLHSIQLEKPNEATGACWSCGDMRAAHFCKSCGSVQPAVPTDYFSFFGLPRNLNLDVAKLERDFYQFSRKLHPDVFASASGKEQEWSLQKTSQLNDAYRTLKDPIARTEYLLKLEGVHLEEQSKSATEAARQSGEVKKQVVPPDLLEEVFELNMQLEEARMNKKMGEADESLTRDLQQTKEKLQAKFDALDTELKRYWNDWDSVVARNGSEDERKPVRDKMLDLLNRRTYIRNLVRDVNEVLE; encoded by the coding sequence ATGGCAGTGTCGGATAAGTTGCACAGTATTCAACTGGAGAAGCCGAACGAAGCGACAGGGGCATGTTGGTCGTGCGGCGACATGCGCGCAGCGCACTTCTGTAAGTCGTGCGGCAGTGTGCAGCCGGCCGTTCCCACAGACTACTTTTCGTTCTTTGGGCTTCCGCGAAACCTGAACCTCGACGTCGCCAAACTGGAGCGAGACTTCTACCAGTTCAGCCGGAAATTGCACCCGGACGTTTTCGCAAGCGCGAGCGGGAAGGAACAGGAGTGGAGCCTGCAAAAGACTTCTCAGCTCAATGATGCTTATCGGACTCTGAAAGATCCGATCGCGCGGACCGAGTATCTGCTGAAGCTTGAGGGTGTGCATCTTGAGGAGCAGTCGAAATCGGCGACCGAAGCGGCGCGGCAATCGGGCGAGGTGAAGAAGCAAGTGGTTCCTCCGGACCTGCTGGAAGAAGTGTTTGAGCTGAACATGCAACTGGAAGAAGCGCGCATGAACAAGAAGATGGGTGAGGCGGATGAAAGCCTCACACGCGATCTTCAGCAGACGAAGGAGAAACTACAAGCGAAGTTCGATGCACTCGACACGGAACTGAAGCGCTACTGGAACGATTGGGATTCCGTCGTTGCACGCAATGGTTCCGAAGATGAAAGGAAGCCCGTTCGCGACAAGATGTTGGACCTTTTGAATCGACGCACTTATATACGAAACCTGGTCCGCGACGTGAACGAGGTGTTGGAATAG
- the hscA gene encoding Fe-S protein assembly chaperone HscA, which translates to MAEERVVGIDLGTTNSLVAFMQGEKPVVIPGEDGSNLLPSVVALDSNGQIVVGNAARKNLIETPDRAVYSVKRLMGRGVDDVRDELKLFPFRLADDLQAGEVMRIKLGDKDFTPPEISAYILRQLRRNAERFFGAPVKKAVITVPAYFNDAQRQATKDAGRIAGLDVLRLVNEPTAASLAYGLDQKKNGIVAVYDLGGGTFDISILKLHDGIFEVIATNGDTHLGGDDIDNLLIAVAMEDILGDLKIDIRRNAEVVQAIRKAVIEAKIALSSRESAELEVELPGGKRYQRTIPRKLFETMADPIIQRTVGPMKQALKDAGLTPNQVDEVVLVGGSTRIPRVRQLVKDLFQREPHCELNPDEVVALGAAVQAQILAGGSEATKDMLLLDVTPLSLGIEALGGVVAKIIHRNSTIPASATEHFTTGVEGQTAVAVHVVQGERELAKDCRSLARFDLKGIPPMPAGLPRIEVKFLIDANGILHVSAREQRSGKEAEISVQPSYGLTDEQVENMLLESFDFAEQDFAQRQVIEARNEAATILAALDKGRGGPAWKALSAEEQEEIGLQEANLRTAMNTDDYQAIRKAIDLLNQGTMRLAELMMDTAVSSALKGKTFDQADVGEGPSAPHPFAPADIQSK; encoded by the coding sequence GTGGCTGAAGAGAGAGTGGTAGGAATCGATCTTGGGACGACGAACTCCCTGGTGGCGTTCATGCAGGGGGAGAAGCCTGTGGTCATCCCCGGAGAAGACGGATCGAACCTGCTGCCATCCGTGGTGGCGCTCGATTCGAATGGGCAGATTGTCGTTGGCAATGCGGCGCGAAAGAACCTGATCGAGACGCCCGATCGAGCCGTGTATTCGGTGAAGCGGCTAATGGGACGTGGCGTGGACGATGTCCGCGACGAGCTGAAGCTGTTTCCGTTTCGTTTGGCTGACGATCTGCAAGCCGGCGAAGTGATGCGGATAAAACTGGGCGATAAAGATTTCACGCCACCGGAAATTAGCGCGTACATTCTGCGGCAGTTGCGCCGCAATGCGGAAAGATTCTTTGGCGCGCCGGTGAAGAAGGCGGTCATCACTGTTCCGGCGTACTTCAATGACGCGCAGCGCCAGGCGACGAAGGATGCGGGAAGAATCGCCGGCCTGGATGTGCTGCGACTGGTAAATGAGCCAACTGCGGCGTCACTCGCTTACGGACTCGACCAGAAGAAGAACGGCATTGTTGCGGTCTATGACCTGGGCGGCGGGACCTTCGATATTTCGATCCTGAAGCTGCATGACGGAATTTTCGAGGTGATTGCCACGAATGGTGACACGCACCTGGGCGGCGACGACATCGACAACCTGCTGATCGCAGTGGCGATGGAAGACATTCTTGGCGACTTGAAGATCGATATCCGGCGCAACGCGGAAGTGGTGCAGGCTATCCGCAAGGCAGTGATCGAGGCGAAGATCGCGTTGTCATCGAGGGAGTCGGCCGAGTTGGAGGTTGAGCTTCCGGGCGGGAAGAGATACCAGCGGACGATACCGCGCAAGCTTTTCGAGACGATGGCGGATCCGATCATCCAGCGCACGGTGGGTCCGATGAAGCAGGCGCTCAAAGACGCCGGCCTCACGCCGAACCAAGTCGACGAAGTGGTGCTGGTGGGAGGCTCGACGCGTATTCCGCGCGTACGGCAATTAGTAAAGGATCTGTTTCAGCGCGAGCCGCATTGTGAATTGAATCCGGACGAAGTGGTTGCACTCGGCGCAGCAGTGCAGGCGCAGATTCTGGCTGGCGGGTCAGAAGCGACAAAGGACATGCTGCTGCTTGATGTGACGCCACTGTCGCTGGGTATCGAAGCCCTGGGCGGCGTGGTGGCGAAGATCATCCACCGGAATTCGACGATCCCTGCGTCGGCGACTGAGCACTTTACGACTGGCGTAGAAGGACAAACTGCAGTGGCGGTCCATGTGGTGCAGGGTGAACGCGAATTGGCGAAGGATTGCCGCTCGCTCGCGCGCTTCGATCTGAAGGGAATTCCTCCGATGCCGGCAGGTTTGCCGCGCATTGAGGTGAAGTTCCTGATCGATGCGAACGGTATTTTGCACGTGTCGGCCCGCGAACAGAGAAGCGGCAAGGAAGCGGAAATTTCAGTGCAGCCGAGCTATGGTCTCACCGACGAGCAAGTCGAGAACATGCTGCTGGAGTCATTCGATTTTGCCGAGCAGGATTTTGCACAGCGCCAGGTAATTGAAGCCCGCAATGAAGCAGCCACAATTCTTGCTGCACTCGATAAAGGACGCGGAGGTCCGGCTTGGAAGGCGCTTTCCGCGGAAGAGCAGGAAGAGATCGGGTTGCAGGAAGCGAACCTGCGAACGGCGATGAACACGGATGATTATCAGGCGATTCGGAAAGCCATCGATCTACTGAACCAGGGAACGATGCGATTGGCCGAACTGATGATGGATACCGCGGTGTCGAGTGCGTTGAAGGGAAAGACATTCGATCAGGCGGATGTGGGGGAGGGGCCGAGCGCTCCGCACCCGTTCGCGCCGGCAGATATACAGAGCAAGTAA
- a CDS encoding 2Fe-2S iron-sulfur cluster-binding protein — protein sequence MADEKTQGGVTSTVEAPGPNTVRVTFLPEGKTVEFDLDKLPYRDHGKPCSILDVAENFNIFLDHACGGNCACTTCHVWVKQGKELLSDMDDDEADRLDMAADLQLNSRLGCQVVIEKPGEVVVEVPAWNRNYVSEEHH from the coding sequence ATGGCAGACGAGAAGACACAAGGTGGGGTTACAAGCACAGTGGAAGCGCCGGGACCGAACACGGTCCGCGTGACGTTTCTTCCGGAAGGGAAGACGGTTGAGTTCGATCTCGACAAACTTCCTTATCGCGATCACGGGAAGCCGTGCTCGATTCTAGATGTGGCCGAGAACTTCAACATCTTTCTCGACCACGCATGCGGAGGCAATTGCGCCTGCACCACGTGCCACGTCTGGGTAAAGCAGGGCAAGGAACTGCTGAGCGACATGGATGACGACGAAGCAGACCGCCTCGACATGGCTGCCGATCTGCAATTGAATTCGCGGTTGGGCTGCCAGGTGGTGATCGAGAAACCAGGTGAAGTTGTGGTGGAGGTTCCGGCCTGGAACCGTAACTACGTGAGCGAAGAGCACCATTAA
- the iscX gene encoding Fe-S cluster assembly protein IscX, translated as MPTQFTWDSAEDLGLMLSDKFPNQNPLEVRFTDLHKLVTELPEFVDDPMKSTEGKLEAIQMAWYEEWQDRNE; from the coding sequence ATGCCTACACAGTTCACGTGGGACAGTGCCGAAGATCTGGGGTTGATGTTGTCGGATAAATTTCCGAATCAAAATCCGCTGGAGGTCCGGTTCACGGACCTGCACAAGCTGGTAACCGAACTGCCGGAATTTGTGGACGATCCGATGAAGTCCACGGAAGGAAAGCTCGAAGCCATCCAGATGGCATGGTACGAGGAGTGGCAGGATAGAAACGAGTAA
- a CDS encoding sigma-70 family RNA polymerase sigma factor yields the protein MTTTAAFQPPLEPGVCFTTEEHSDSLSAFLMARPRIFGIAYRMLGNATQAEDIVQDVWLRWQCRKRGTVENPPAFLAVTTTRLCITLTQSARSRHETHIGEWFQYPVDSHGDPGLFAEREQALQHAVHLLLERLSPAERAAYILREAFEYSYRKIADVLHIEEPNARQLVFRARRHLVDGRCVAVDPEEQRRLLTAFISAEETGQMSALESLFAEDISSSSARSEFKNALAPAPRCTSPGPDIATTVSPLWNRGPFDICDGSDRVWTA from the coding sequence ATGACTACTACAGCGGCTTTTCAGCCACCGTTGGAACCCGGCGTTTGCTTCACGACAGAAGAACACAGCGACAGCCTTTCTGCTTTCTTGATGGCGCGGCCGCGTATATTCGGAATTGCTTACCGCATGCTTGGAAATGCGACACAAGCAGAAGACATCGTTCAAGACGTTTGGTTGCGGTGGCAGTGCAGAAAGCGGGGTACGGTTGAGAACCCGCCCGCATTTCTGGCAGTGACTACCACAAGGTTATGTATCACCCTCACCCAGTCTGCCCGCTCGCGCCACGAAACGCACATCGGTGAGTGGTTTCAATATCCAGTGGATTCGCACGGCGATCCTGGCTTGTTCGCAGAGCGCGAACAAGCGTTGCAACATGCGGTTCATTTGCTTCTTGAAAGACTCTCGCCCGCAGAGCGCGCTGCATACATCCTTCGCGAAGCATTCGAGTACTCTTATCGAAAAATCGCAGATGTCCTTCACATCGAAGAGCCGAACGCCCGCCAACTGGTTTTCCGCGCTCGAAGGCATCTCGTAGATGGCCGGTGTGTGGCTGTCGATCCGGAGGAGCAGCGACGCCTTCTCACAGCCTTCATCTCCGCCGAGGAGACCGGGCAGATGAGCGCTCTTGAATCCCTCTTCGCTGAAGATATTTCCTCTTCATCGGCCAGAAGTGAGTTCAAGAACGCACTCGCTCCGGCTCCTCGTTGTACCTCTCCGGGGCCGGATATTGCCACCACTGTTTCACCCTTGTGGAACAGAGGGCCCTTCGACATCTGCGACGGCAGCGATCGGGTTTGGACAGCGTAA
- a CDS encoding sigma 54-interacting transcriptional regulator: MGVSVGSQDERGREFDQIVGSSAALESVLMEVERVAPTDSTVLVLGETGTGKELIARAIHNISSRCGRPFVRLNCAAIPIDLLESELFGHEKGAFTGAVTQKLGRFEMADTGTLFLDEIGDMPLAVQPKILRVLQEQEFERLGSGRTHRINVRVVAATHRDLGQMVLRKEFRDDLYYRLNVFPVLMPPLRERREDIRQLVLHFVEVFSRRMGKKIEEIPEPTMTAFCTYSWPGNVRELQNLVERAVIKSDDGVLPNPVPLPPSVSKETPQVTLGTFRDHEASLILKTLKAAGGMIGGPQGAAARLGLKRSTLVSKMKRLGIFQPRQRLIRDFDDSSELAS, encoded by the coding sequence GTGGGGGTATCTGTGGGTTCGCAAGATGAACGAGGCCGCGAGTTTGACCAAATCGTTGGGAGTAGTGCTGCTCTGGAGTCTGTTCTTATGGAAGTCGAACGTGTTGCACCAACGGATTCCACGGTGTTGGTGCTCGGAGAAACTGGGACCGGCAAGGAATTGATCGCGCGGGCCATCCACAATATAAGCTCACGTTGCGGGCGCCCGTTCGTGAGGCTTAACTGCGCCGCGATTCCCATTGACCTCTTAGAGAGTGAGCTATTTGGGCACGAGAAAGGAGCCTTTACTGGAGCCGTTACGCAAAAACTTGGGCGTTTCGAGATGGCGGATACTGGCACTCTCTTCCTTGACGAAATTGGGGACATGCCGCTGGCTGTGCAGCCGAAAATTCTGCGGGTTTTGCAGGAGCAAGAGTTCGAGCGCCTGGGAAGTGGTCGCACACACCGCATCAACGTTCGTGTTGTCGCCGCGACTCATCGCGACCTGGGTCAGATGGTCCTGCGCAAAGAATTCCGTGATGATCTTTATTATCGGCTGAACGTATTTCCCGTCCTCATGCCTCCTCTGCGCGAGCGCCGGGAAGACATACGTCAACTGGTTCTCCACTTTGTAGAAGTATTCTCTAGACGCATGGGCAAGAAGATTGAGGAAATACCAGAGCCAACAATGACCGCTTTTTGTACATACTCTTGGCCCGGAAATGTGAGGGAGCTTCAGAACTTGGTTGAACGCGCGGTGATTAAGTCAGACGACGGAGTGCTTCCTAATCCCGTTCCGCTGCCACCATCGGTAAGTAAAGAGACGCCGCAAGTAACGCTCGGCACTTTTCGAGACCACGAAGCATCTTTGATTTTGAAGACGCTGAAAGCCGCGGGAGGAATGATAGGTGGACCGCAAGGAGCCGCCGCCAGGTTGGGGCTCAAGCGGTCAACATTGGTGTCCAAGATGAAACGACTGGGGATTTTTCAACCACGACAGCGTCTAATACGGGACTTCGACGACAGCTCCGAATTGGCGTCTTGA
- a CDS encoding response regulator, producing MAREKTERLVAVIDDDRSYRDAVQRLLKSALLPVQSFDSAEAFLNSGQQRETGCLIADIRMPGMSGLELQSKLNAEHCPIPTIFITAHGDEKMRLQAMRGGAVKFLAKPFDSEALLEAVRSALQD from the coding sequence ATGGCCAGAGAGAAAACGGAAAGACTAGTTGCAGTCATCGATGACGATCGATCGTATCGTGACGCGGTGCAACGATTGCTCAAATCGGCACTTCTTCCAGTGCAGTCGTTCGACTCGGCCGAGGCCTTCTTGAATTCGGGCCAGCAACGCGAAACGGGATGCTTAATCGCGGATATCAGGATGCCGGGGATGTCTGGTCTGGAACTCCAATCCAAGCTGAACGCGGAGCACTGTCCGATCCCGACCATCTTCATCACCGCACATGGAGACGAAAAGATGCGCTTGCAGGCTATGCGGGGAGGAGCAGTGAAGTTTCTCGCAAAGCCATTTGATTCTGAAGCCCTCCTTGAGGCCGTTCGATCGGCCCTACAGGATTGA